aaactcTGCCAGCAATATTATGTACTGTTATCGtatcaattttaaacaaaatgtaaTATCTTACTActttttgaaacattaaatcctaattctattaatctaaaaaataaatttttatcatttttcatagCTGCAATGCAAAGTGGTGTAACATCATCATTTAGAGAATTCAATAGTGCTGATGGACATGCTTCATATATAGTTTCAAACATATCTTTGTTTATTGCAGCTGCCAATCCAAAAACAGACAAGCCTACAAACGAacagaaataaagaatttactaatataacaatattatatattttcacacaATACATTAATTGTTTACCTAAATCAGTTGATTCATTCACATTAgcatttttttgtaaaagatatttaaccATTTTAATGTTTCTATTGCGAATTGCTAGCATTAATGGTGTCCaaccaaatttattttttctatcaaTAATATGACAGCAATCAtgttttcgaaaaatttcttttgtaatatCAATACAACCATTTGCTGCACtaatgtgtaataaattttctccGTAACTGTTCACTTTATTCAGCGTATATTCTGAAAATCGAAAACTAAATGTCGAAATGTatctttttcttaattaattgtattaaactaaagaaaatagtatgtgctttaaatattcataaggataaattattgcataatatgtagttatataattatacatataatacccCCTTTTTGTAACGCTTTTATGACTTCCCTCTCCATagtttttttcgaataaaaatttcctctTTTATGATAACTTGTTTGTAATTTGATCTTCCGTAACTATTATTgatactattatatattatccGATTCTTAATTTACGCCAATTTGTACTGATACatagtatttaataatatatctttaaCATATTATTGTATTCATTTATCGAATTAAACATTGAAAGTGACCTACAAATAtggttttatattttgtttgatttGTTTGTAAATTACTGTATTGGAATGTATTGTCTATTATGAATTAgataattcaattatataatataaaaatagttttaaatgaaataacaaaagtgtccgtatttaaaaattgtattacgatcGAAAATCTGTttgattttgtttcatttttgataATTTCCGCCAAAACTCTTTTAGTTTTGTCCCAAAACAAAAGTGTCTTTTTTACTAGTAATATGGTGGCAGCACGGTCTCATAAAATGTGACGTGCATGATAATTTCTGACAgtatttgaatttcatttttcaaatcatATGTCTATTCGGCTCAAAAAAGccaattatttcataaaattaaaaagcacCACCGTCATTCTTGTTCCTATAACCTGTGTGCAACGAATTAAACGTGGTTTGTTGTAATATAACGTGCAATTTACAGCGATAAACTTTTACTCAATGTGAGTTATTCTTTGTTATGTACATTTCCAAAGTTtagctttttttttgtttctaattaaaataaaaggaattcCGTCCGCATTATCAATTTGTAATTGCATGttgttgtttaaaatttcgatCATTTTTTCATGGTAGAAGTTTTTACTAGGTTAACTTTCAGACGACGCCGAGATTATATTTTTCGGGGTGGGGGCACTAATTAAGAGAATGTGGATGGGGGAGACGAGTACGTATCGTTACCGTTAGTGGTCAATTTTCTCGAATCTTTATTAACTTTGGATCTACACGTTGTACTTTCAATTAAATGCGCGTATGTTGAattctcttttactttttctataaaaaactATGGTTTAGTTAATTTCATTATAGCAATATGGAAACACTGATTTCCTGTTACTAAATTTGTATCATAAATATCATTTGTATCATAAATTCTTTCATATGCAATAtcatttacaaattttgtttgaatcatatataatttattgtttagaATGGGAAGCAGTGGTCAATTGTATAGCCTGTCTTGGGGAGAGTTTAGTTCATCACTTGCTTCTGCGGTACAATTATTAAGAGGTCATGGAGATCTGGTTGATGTTACATTAGCCGCTGGTGGACGCAGTTTTCCTGCACATAAAATAGTTCTTTGTGCAGCTAGTCCTTTTTTATTGGATTTATTAAAggttctaatattattagtacaTTAAACGTTTTATAGAATGCCATCTAtaactttgaaatattataatttgcttttaaatttattttccataaacAGAGCACACCATGTCAACATCCGGTAGTTATGTTAGCTGGTATAGGAGCAGATGATTTGGAATCATTGTTGGAGTTTGTGTATCGTGGTGAAGTGAGCGTAGAACCTTCTCAATTACCCTCACTCCTTCAAGCTGCTCATTGTCTTTGTATTCATGGATTAACACCTCCTACTATATTGACTGAAGTATGCATtataatcaaaatataataatatattctattgaaatattcatattgtataattttcatagtatataattatcaatttttacatatttgtctatgttttaattaagtatatatttattaaatgatattaattcttatgtatttatgtaaaaggatgattcatatttttattcatttagaaTGGGGAAGAGGTGCCTGTATCAGCAATACCAACAGCAAATGAAACTTTATCAAAAGAAAGCATTAGTCCATATTTTCcattgaaacgaagaaagaaaagaagaaagtcaTCTTCATCTTCTGGAAAATGGCCACGTAATGCCAATACTGCTGATAATGAAAATAGGACTATAGATGGAAGTGATAATAGCCGTTCAGCTAATTATGAGCATAAAGATGAAGATAATACAGAACATGGTGATGATACAGGTAAGAAATATTTAGCTTTTTATATTGcaatgtattttgtaattattgtatttgttaaacttattgaaaatatatatttaaattctcattttgtatttaatattcacttagaataataagaaatatcattttattactatatattttacacagttttctttttctcatcACATTGAACTGAGTTgatcattatattattgtgtatATTTAATGATCAGTTTAGTGGCAAATTTTAACAAGAATGGATATGCGATATTTACTTGTGTTCTGTGTCcggtatattattttcattatttattaatgtatttttgGAGTATGATCCATAAGTGTTTAAAGCTTCTTTTAAGCTTTTCTATATTAGAACGGACACAAGCACAACCATCAATCGGGTTGAACTGCGTTTAATCAATCATGTCACAtgttataacgattaaaaaatttcagataCAAAAATCAGTTCAGCCCTGCATGGTAATATTGTGTTTGTGTCTGTTAACAGCAAACGATCGGTTGGAATATTCGAATCACCGGAGTTGTCACTCGCCACGTGCTCAGGAAGCGCAGCCGGTGTCGACAGAAAATTCTCAGGCAGGAACGCATCAGGATCAAATATCGGACAATGAATCGCACCTTCACACTTTAATGCCAATGCAGCCATATTCTCCACTACATATACCGCAATTTCCTGGTCCCTTAAATATGGGATTTCCTCCTGGTATACCACTCCCACTAGTTACTCAGGGTACAACTGCTGGAACAGCGTCTTGTGGGCTCACaggaaatatgaatttgtctAAAATACGTGGTGCATCCGATTGTCCAGGCGTTTGTCCATTATGTGGTGCTACGTTACGGCAAGCGAGAAATTTACGTAGACACCTATTATCCTCTTGCAAATATCGATTTAGTAGTAATCCGGTTCAGAGTTCCCCAGCTGATACAATGATGATAGAAGTAAAACCTGAAGTCGAGTTATCGAGTTACAATGAGCAGTCAATGACGTATGGAACTGATAGTGGAAGTAGTACCTGTGAGCAAATAATTTGTAAGCCCAGTCCACTTCCTTCGCCAACATCACAGGGACCGAATGTTGTTTCCCCTCAAAGCAACGTTCCGTCTCCAACTATCGCTAGATGAATGTACAGGAAGAAATTGGAAGCGAAGATATAATGCGAACAGGATGTTTCCACTCTGTTATTGTGATTTAGGAACTGTTTTGTTTCTTGTCGCTAATTcgtcttataacgtatgttgCAAATTTACTTTAAGCGAGcgtattctttttttacattatCGCTTTAATGTACTTATGCGAATTTATGTTCAAACTATTGTTTGCGTTGTTTaaggaaagaaataatgaattgatatcgttttgtaaaattcatcAGAATGAATTgattgttatattatacaaataatttatttcatactcttattttattattttttcattgaatCTTTCTTGTTGCGATTGGTATGAAATTAACTTGAAACAGGACgtttaaaacgaaattaaagtATGCAAAAATCTTCCACGTTAGTAAGTAAGAACAGTATCTTTAGGGTTAATGGGAATagtcgatgaaaaattatgcCTAGTGAAAGCGGTGGTATAAGAATATTGCAAAATACTTCTAAATTTTCGAtatctttcaaatattcaCTCACGCAATAACTATGTGTGATCAGTTTTATATAAACTTATTGAATTACGAATCTATCTTCGAAGcttatttttctcatttcttttgccaataaaatatcaaattaatattttaacatatgCGCAAGTAGAATTCAGATTTCTGTTGTTGTACGTATGTGTTTGAAAAGAACTGGTATCAATGATCAAACACAgtatcaataataatattgaggTTTAAACGATATCTCGCCtttattcatttttgtaataaGCACATTAATGAACAGAAATTCCGGTTTctacttaaataatttatatatgtgtacattttttatctttttaaaatattggcATGCGTTTTATTTAGAGTATCAGAATCGATTATTAGGTGTAAAAAAATCGACAACATGAATTATACTTAACTAATAAATAACGGACTCATTTGACAGAATAGCAAAGGGTTATTTTATCATAGACTgtatacttttaaataaaagaatctcTACAGGTCATAGTCTTTCGAGCtgtttttgcaaatattttctgtacATGGCCTTTTTGTACGTACtgtacgtaattatttatttatgactATTAACCCACTTTTATGGAATCGCAATATGATCGTCTTAgcggtaaataaaaaaaaaaaaaaaagtcagaACAATAAACATACAGATTAATATTCAGGATATAAACTTGTTTAATTACTGCCTATTGTTATGGTGATCTTTTTCAGGTGTCTTTGAATGTGTATAGATTTGACGGAATTAATTTTAGGAGATGGATTGTCCAAAGCACGAAGCATGTCAGATCAGCCGGCGTCGTGTCCACTTTGCGGGGCGATTTTGCGTCAATCACGAAATTTAAGAAGGCATTTAGAGCTTCTACACTTTGGATTCGGTAGCAATAACAAATCAGGTGTCCACATGAGACACCGGAGGGCCGATAGAAATAGCGATCTTGTACGATCGACGCTTGCATCTATTTGTCCACCCCATATAACAAGAACGGATTACTCAAGAGTTGTAGAGAATACCGATTTGTCGACGTTAACGTCTTTATCCATTGCTTCGACAGCCAATTCCAGCGCATCGAATGCCAGCCTTGCAGGTGAATGCTTAGCAGCTTGAGATAGAAAAGAGGAGGAGCGATTGATACACAATTACTTTTGATAGTTGATCACATAAAGGGTAATAACAGATACTTTGCAAGTAAATTGaaggaaataatgaaatacgGGAACAAAGCAGCATAATGTTAAGAATGTTAAGAGGAAGACAGAAAGTAATATTGTATCGATCTCCCTATGGTGTCAAGTTTCCTGTAACTGTAGAATGTTTTCTTACGATTAATTtacttatatgtatagtagggtaaaacgtacaacctctgtatatttcaatttatttgtcATTATGTGTTGAGAGATTGTaagttattttttagttattatattgtaaatgtaattgaacaagaaacaaaatacaagtatttatgttaaaaatgttgttaattattttgtttaatttcttttataatactatgtttatttaaaatgatcgttacgtataacgtactgctacatcaTTAAATGCATATATTAAGTAACATTTATATAACTAATACATAATGAAAGAAACATTATTCTTAAATATGTAAATcctattatttcaatttttctatattaagCTACGAATAATGAAGAAGCATGCCATAG
The nucleotide sequence above comes from Bombus fervidus isolate BK054 chromosome 6, iyBomFerv1, whole genome shotgun sequence. Encoded proteins:
- the LOC139988416 gene encoding uncharacterized protein isoform X2, which encodes MGSSGQLYSLSWGEFSSSLASAVQLLRGHGDLVDVTLAAGGRSFPAHKIVLCAASPFLLDLLKSTPCQHPVVMLAGIGADDLESLLEFVYRGEVSVEPSQLPSLLQAAHCLCIHGLTPPTILTENGEEVPVSAIPTANETLSKESISPYFPLKRRKKRRKSSSSSGKWPRNANTADNENRTIDGSDNSRSANYEHKDEDNTEHGDDTGDGLSKARSMSDQPASCPLCGAILRQSRNLRRHLELLHFGFGSNNKSGVHMRHRRADRNSDLVRSTLASICPPHITRTDYSRVVENTDLSTLTSLSIASTANSSASNASLAGSLMGSGVLGSGDQSANSTMVSASSSSTASIASANNGIYSSDGSASMLNCLLPSLPSLPSLSSPHDVFRHGEMLRVGIAYHDSSRQHPKQSQRTDVT
- the LOC139988416 gene encoding uncharacterized protein isoform X1, which encodes MGSSGQLYSLSWGEFSSSLASAVQLLRGHGDLVDVTLAAGGRSFPAHKIVLCAASPFLLDLLKSTPCQHPVVMLAGIGADDLESLLEFVYRGEVSVEPSQLPSLLQAAHCLCIHGLTPPTILTENGEEVPVSAIPTANETLSKESISPYFPLKRRKKRRKSSSSSGKWPRNANTADNENRTIDGSDNSRSANYEHKDEDNTEHGDDTANDRLEYSNHRSCHSPRAQEAQPVSTENSQAGTHQDQISDNESHLHTLMPMQPYSPLHIPQFPGPLNMGFPPGIPLPLVTQGTTAGTASCGLTGNMNLSKIRGASDCPGVCPLCGATLRQARNLRRHLLSSCKYRFSSNPVQSSPADTMMIEVKPEVELSSYNEQSMTYGTDSGSSTCEQIICKPSPLPSPTSQGPNVVSPQSNVPSPTIAR